Proteins found in one Paenibacillus sp. FSL R10-2782 genomic segment:
- a CDS encoding PTS transporter subunit IIBC: MKKLLSFDFWQKLGKALLVVVAVMPAAGIMISLGKVVAMLAGDVHVWLTVGGVMENLGWGIINNLHILFAVAIGGSWAKERAGGAFAALIAFILINVSTGTILGVSSKMLTQEGATTHTLFGVSIPVSGYFTSVLGAPALNMGVFVGIIAGFVGAVVFNKYYNYRKLPDALAFFNGKRFVPFVVILWSVIVSVIMSAIWPFIQGGINQFGVWLATSGESAPFVAPFVYGTLERLLIPFGLHHMLTVPINYTQLGGVYTTLTGSGAGSVVAGQDPLWLAWASDLSALRGTDPAAYNSLLEGVTPARFKVGQMIGGAGILMGLAVAMYRRVDKDKRSKYKSMIFSAAAAVFLTGVTEPLEFMFMFVAPVLYVVYAILTGIAFGMADIIHLRLHSFGMIELLTRLPLSINAGLVQDIINFVLTCVVFAVVTYFIAYFMIGKLQMATPGRLGNYTDEEPQEASEAGTTETEGVAAALTRNQLAAASAQNQLATDIIKALGGEQNIVEVDACMTRLRVTVKDTDAVGDEKTWKALGALGLIKVDNGVQAVYGPKADVLKSDIQDILNR; the protein is encoded by the coding sequence ATGAAAAAACTTCTATCATTTGATTTTTGGCAAAAGCTTGGGAAAGCACTGCTTGTTGTAGTCGCCGTCATGCCAGCGGCCGGAATTATGATTTCACTCGGTAAAGTGGTGGCGATGCTGGCTGGCGATGTTCATGTCTGGTTGACTGTCGGCGGGGTCATGGAAAACTTGGGTTGGGGCATCATTAACAATTTACACATTCTGTTTGCAGTGGCGATCGGCGGTTCTTGGGCCAAGGAACGAGCTGGCGGGGCTTTTGCTGCATTAATTGCTTTTATCCTGATTAATGTTTCAACAGGAACGATTTTGGGCGTATCCTCGAAGATGCTAACACAGGAGGGGGCGACGACTCATACTCTCTTTGGTGTGAGTATTCCGGTCAGTGGCTACTTTACCTCTGTTTTGGGGGCGCCTGCGCTTAATATGGGGGTGTTTGTCGGTATTATTGCCGGATTCGTCGGCGCGGTTGTCTTTAACAAGTACTATAATTACCGCAAGCTGCCGGATGCTTTGGCCTTTTTTAACGGTAAGCGGTTTGTCCCTTTTGTGGTTATTTTATGGTCTGTCATTGTCAGTGTGATCATGTCTGCCATCTGGCCATTTATCCAGGGGGGGATTAACCAGTTTGGTGTTTGGTTGGCGACTTCGGGGGAATCGGCTCCTTTTGTAGCGCCATTTGTCTATGGTACACTGGAAAGACTATTGATTCCCTTCGGGCTTCACCATATGTTGACGGTTCCTATTAACTATACTCAACTTGGTGGCGTTTACACGACGCTTACGGGTTCCGGGGCGGGCAGTGTCGTTGCCGGGCAGGACCCGTTGTGGCTGGCTTGGGCGAGTGATCTGAGTGCGCTTCGCGGTACCGATCCGGCAGCCTATAATAGCCTGTTGGAAGGCGTAACCCCTGCCCGCTTTAAGGTAGGACAAATGATCGGCGGAGCGGGAATCCTTATGGGACTGGCGGTGGCGATGTATCGCCGTGTAGACAAGGATAAGCGTAGCAAATACAAGTCGATGATTTTTTCAGCCGCTGCTGCTGTCTTTTTGACAGGGGTAACGGAGCCGCTGGAATTTATGTTTATGTTCGTAGCGCCTGTACTGTACGTCGTTTATGCTATTCTTACCGGAATTGCGTTCGGAATGGCGGACATTATACATTTGCGTTTACATTCGTTTGGTATGATTGAACTGCTGACTCGATTACCGTTGTCTATAAATGCTGGTTTGGTGCAGGACATTATCAATTTCGTGCTGACTTGTGTTGTTTTTGCGGTGGTGACTTACTTTATCGCTTATTTTATGATCGGCAAACTCCAGATGGCTACACCGGGGCGGCTGGGGAATTATACAGATGAGGAGCCTCAGGAGGCTTCCGAAGCAGGAACTACGGAAACAGAGGGTGTGGCGGCTGCTTTAACACGGAATCAACTGGCTGCTGCTTCAGCGCAAAATCAACTGGCTACGGATATCATCAAAGCGCTTGGGGGTGAGCAGAACATTGTCGAGGTCGATGCCTGCATGACCCGTCTGCGTGTGACGGTGAAGGATACAGATGCCGTCGGGGACGAAAAGACATGGAAAGCGCTAGGCGCTCTGGGCTTGATTAAAGTAGATAATGGGGTACAGGCGGTTTACGGACCGAAGGCTGATGTGCTCAAATCAGATATACAAGACATACTCAACAGGTGA